Below is a window of Leishmania donovani BPK282A1 complete genome, chromosome 21 DNA.
TACATGCTCCCGCCCACTGAAGGAAGCCAGGCATCGTTGCTgatctttttcttctcccccGTCTCTCTCGTAGTGTCTCGTATCCTACCGTGTTTATTCCTACACAAGTTGATACCCTTACCAACGCACACCAGCCCGAGCATGCGGGCTGTTGAATTTGTTGCATGCGCTCTCTGACGGCGGCTCCTTGCAGGCGATGCTCGAAGCCATTTAAAAGGCAGCAGCCTTGTGGGAACTAAACGAGAGGACAGAACTGGTTCGACGTCCCTCTCTACCGCACCCCAGCTTGCCGGGCGAGgggcagagaagcagagggGCTCTCGAGCAGTTCTCACCCACCCTATTGAATGATGCAAGATTAATACGCACATTCATCCCTCGCCACGTTCTTCtttcgccgctgcctctgtcCTTCTAGGCTTTCAATTTATACTGCTGTTACGCAAAAGCGTATTTCATGGTGAAGCTAGCTATCACAGCTCAGCCGAATCTCGACacacaaaggaaaagaaatGCTTGCCAGCGACCCGTTCAATGACTCCGTGAAGGAGCTGCGAGAGGTTGTGGTGCGAGCGAAGCTCATTGAGCAGCAGTTGACGCAGAAGGGCGTAATCTCTTCTTCGAGTGTGGAAGAGCTTCGCGATGCCAAAGAGACTGCAGAGGAAATGCTGCATTTCCTGAAGGAAATGCTCCGTGTAGTCGACGAGCGCGGTGGCAAGGTGCAGGGCAAGGTGTTTTCTGCGAACGAAATTATGGAGCGACAAAATATTGTACGCAGTCTCGAAGGGGATGTGGCAGAAGCACGCAGTTTCTACGAAAAAATTGCGGCATCTGCCGCGCAGAGGCAACGAGTAGCAGAAGCGGCTGTAGGTAGCCCTGGTGAGAGCTGTGGCGTTGCGGCGGACGAGTTTATATCTGCGCAGGTATTTGCTCAGCGTGAGGAGGAAAAGGTTCAGGATGAGGTGCTGGAACGACTCACCTTTGGACTGCGCGAATTGCGCGAAACAGGCCTCCACATTCACGAAGAGCTGGACACGCAGGAGGTCATGCTCGACAACGTTGATCGCGACATCTCAGGCGTccaggtgcggctgcgcgccgcaAATGCAAAGGTTGACAAGCTCCTTGCAAGCATGTCGAACAAGGGCAAGGTATGCACCATTGCCATGCTCACTTTCATTCTCGTCTTTCTGGCATTCTTTGGCTTTGGCTGATCCAGCGTGAAGGCTAGGACAGGAGGGTTCGCTGTCACCATTAGCCCGCGCGACAGATGCAGGTGTGCTGGGGTCTTGAGACGGAGGGGATCGATCAAGTGTATGTTTCCTCATGTTCTTTGATCTCGCTTTACTTGCTCTTTCTCGTGAGGCCTTTTCGTTTCCCTTGGATTttgccgtttttttttggttgcTGAGTGTATGCTATTTCTACACCTGCCTCTGTTGTGCAGCGCATACCGCGCTGAAACCTTCAAAGcctgccttcctctcctcttccccatCGCATTGCAGCAGTGAACCTTTCgcgcttcctcctcgctgcgccAGTTGTGCAGCGCTGACATATCTTTGGATGCCTTCAAAGCACATCCCTCGTATCCGTGTGCTCTTCTGCATATATGGACCCCTCTAGCCCCTCCCTTTCGCTCCACCGGTGAGCCTccttttccccctccccctcccttgaCCTCCTCATTTCCGTCTTTCCAACACAACCTAGGTGTTTTTGTTCTGTAGGTGCGTTTGCTGGCCTAGGGTGTGAACATCGCTGAAAACAACGTGCAAGACCGGCAGCAGAGCAAAAGGGGATGAGTGTGACAACAGAGCTGGCTGGCCTGGTACGACGTCTGCCACCACGAGCATACGAGCGAGtgctccttctcctgcaCTGCCtggccaccagcagcgaagGCAGCCAGGGCGGCAGTAACCCACAGACGTTATTTTTGCAGGTCATCTGTGACGTTGTGCTATGTGCGTGCCCGGGGCCGGTGCCTCGATTTCTGTTTGCGCTGTCCTGCAACGACAAGCTGCTCCGAAGCGCTGACTGCGGACTCACCTGGCGGTTGTGTTTCGCCAGGTCTAGCGAACCTCTTAAAGCTGACACGGCTGGTGTTCAGGACCTCCTTGACGATGTGACGAGCCTGCTCAAATCCACGGAGGCCACCGATGAtgtcgctggcggcgaggAAGCCTCGTCTGTTGTGTGTTGTGCAGATGGCTACGGAGACGTGGTCGCTCTCTGCGGCCGCAATGGTTTTCTCGCGGTCTCGGGTGACAAAGGTGTGACCTTCACGACCGCGACAAATTATTTGATGGGCGACTTTGGTGAGAAGGCGCATCTCCGGCACATTTGCGTCCTGGACACCGACCGTATTCTAGTGAGTGACGACCTACGAGTGGTTTGTGTGGCTGTGGAGTGCACTGGCTGTGGACCGCTTGCACTGGGAAAGACACACGTAGCATTAGTGTGTTCCACACAAATCTGcatgctgcgcgcgtgctccttcggtggcggcgcgcgcggcgccgtggtTGCCGAAAACAGAAAGCTGCATCTGTCGTTTGATGGCTCTGCCTCGTTTATGGAGGTTCGTCACAGTCTAGGGCGTATTCGTGGCTTCAACACCGCGTCTGCGTTGCGCCACTGCGAGCTTCCAGACTTTCCACATGCAACCTTGGCGTCTTCGATGGGGCTGCAAAGCACTGAGGCcagcccctctcctcctcggtcTGCCTCTGTGTATGATTATGTCAGCGGATGTAAATGCGATGCCGCGGTCGGCAAGGGAGActcaacagcagcggtgacgcAGTTTGAAGct
It encodes the following:
- a CDS encoding syntaxin, putative; this translates as MLASDPFNDSVKELREVVVRAKLIEQQLTQKGVISSSSVEELRDAKETAEEMLHFLKEMLRVVDERGGKVQGKVFSANEIMERQNIVRSLEGDVAEARSFYEKIAASAAQRQRVAEAAVGSPGESCGVAADEFISAQVFAQREEEKVQDEVLERLTFGLRELRETGLHIHEELDTQEVMLDNVDRDISGVQVRLRAANAKVDKLLASMSNKGKVCTIAMLTFILVFLAFFGFG